Below is a genomic region from Miscanthus floridulus cultivar M001 chromosome 1, ASM1932011v1, whole genome shotgun sequence.
CTCGGAGTATTGCCTAGTCTTTATATGCCTGTTCTTGTTGATATACATACTGATCGATAGGTCTTATCCCTAGTACGTTTAACATATTGCCAGAGTTTAAACAATTTTCTTTAAACTGCCACATAGCTTAAAAACTGGCAATGTCCCTTAGGAGTTTGGAAGGTTGGCTAGTGCTTATTGAATAACCAAAGGTTTCGTAAATTTTGACAACATTCTCAACTATTTAGTGAGGGTGTATTATGCATCCATGCAAAATTTTAGTAACAAGATAAGGATGTGGGTTCCATAGTTTACAGGTTTGTGGTGAAATAGTAGATGTGATCAGTGCAtttttctccctttttttttACTAATTGCATGAATTGTTTTCTGTTTTTATATACCTTGTAAACCTAGTCGGGTTTATTCACTGGAATTTCTCATGGAGGTAGATTTTCCCCGAAAAGTCGGCAATAAGAGCTTTGCCGAGTCAATTTATTAGAAGGAAAAACAAGAAAAGTAAGGCACACATGATGGTCCTAGTCCTAGCTAGAAAATTAACCTAGGGGGAATGGTGATTTCTGCCACTTGAGGGGAGAATTCCTGGTTACAGGTGAGAAtgcaaaaaataataaaaatgaagCCACGTAGGCGTCAAaagtggcaaaaaaaaaaaaaaaaacaccagcATGCGAGAACGAGCAGGCCATACAAAAGATTTATGTTAGTTGGACGTAAATAAATGAATGAAAATCTGAAAGAAGCAGCAGGCATGGGCGCATGGCACGTCGGTACCGACAGAGGTCGTCGCGTCGTCATTACCTGCGACAACCGTACACCACTGTGATCCGCTGTTGGCCGTTGCCTTCGCCGCCGGCAGCATTGGCGATCGAAGCCCCATGCTTAGCTTGCAAACTGGTCTCGATATATATATGTATCCGTGTATTTTTGTAGTACAATATGTTAAGAGAGGAGGACACAAGAGAATATACGTACAGGGTACTAGCTAATCACTGAAATAAGCTGCAGCAACAGCAAATTAAGGGAAAGAAATTAAGGGCCGGGCCGGGGGTCATCTGAAGGCTCGTctatgcatgcatgtatatataggGGGTGCGTTTGGCTTCAGAGTTTGTACCTGGCCTAGCTAGAGTAGAGCTCAACGCACTGCTTCCAGCAATCAGTAGAGCCACAGTTTCCCGAAATGTGCGGCTCCCCTGCATGCCATTCTATATTAAGATTGCCTTAGCAGCCATTCGTCATTAAGATTGGCTTAGCAGCCATTCGTCATTAAGATTGCCTTAGCAGCCATTCGTCATTAAGATTGCCTTAGCAGCCATTCACTAAGATTGGATTCCCTTGGCAGCCTTTCTATATTCCACATCTTCTAGGAGAGGAGATGGTAGGTAAATTACTATCACATCCGGTACCAGCTTGGCACCTTCTAAGGTTCTACTATAAGTACAGCGTACTTAACAAGAGTGAGTACACCGTACTtaacaagcatatatatatatatatatatatatatatatatatatatatatatatatatatatatatatcaaagcaATGCAATCTGGTCATCTCAAATGATCAATAATATATCATCTTGTTGTTCAAAATAGCATTTGTAGAAAAAGTCAAGTTTAATTTAAAGACActactatcacttgtatcttgagaAAGAGCCACCCATAGGTTCCCGTAGGCTCTAATCCAAGAGACATGACATGAACTTATGATTTAATCCTGCGCAGGTTTGTATTACTTTAGCCATAATTACCTTGACTAATTTTCCATCGCACTTCCCATGGTGCGACTCATGGTCAAGATACCGAACTTTCCCCATTTCGTATAATTATACATCAACATCTATcactactagaaatgtgttcatcaatgacgattcagtcgtgacgcttacaaatttcgtcatagaacaagcgctttctatgacgaaatttccagcttcgtcataagtaacaagtgacggagctttggcatgaagaataatgacgaaaacaaaagaatcgtcataaaacaacaaaactaaatcgtcatagatcgtttggctcgtgtaccacctcgaggacgtggcgCCGTGGTCCCACCTCGAGGATGTGGCGATGTGGTCCCACCATTGGGTCCCAACCTCAAAGACATGGCGATGCGGTCCCACCAACGGGTCTCAGCCCGAGGACGTGGCGGCGAACAAGTGGGGCAGCGTGGCCCACACGGTCCAGCTGGACCTGCATCTTTCCGCCTccctttttttgccaaaaaatagcGCACGCAGGgagattcgaacccgcgacctgctgCTAGACATGTTGGTGCGTTACCACTGGAGCACTCGCGGTTTTGTGATAAAGGCATGCATGTTTTTCTATTTGTAAACGTATAACATGATAATTGAAACTTGGTTCCCTAAATTGAATTGATCACAGTTCATGGGCCCTAAACCCATGATCACATGGACGTGGGCACAGACAAACCCTCACGCCGTGAGAGTAGCGTCGGGCGAGCACAGCAGATCAGCGCTGGCGATCGTCGGGCGGACAGAGCAGCGCCGGCGAGCGTTGGGCGGGCAGAGCAGCACCGGCGAGCGTGGGGCTGGTAGAGCAGCGCGTGGCACGCGAGCAGAGGAGCGTGGGGTAGCGGCGGCGCTCGTGGGACAGAGCAGTGGCGGCGCGCGTGGGTCAGTGCACCAGCGTCGGCGATCGTGGGGCGGTCAGAGCAGCGTCGACGATCGTGGGGCGAGGAGAGCAGCGCCGGGCAGCGGCGACTTGCGTGGGACAGGGCAGCGGCGGTTTGCGTGGGACAGAGGAGCGCCGGCGATCGTGGgacagagcagcggcggcgcgtgGGACAGAGCAGTACAAGGTTTGATTTGTTTTTGAATTtctttatatatatgcatgtgttggATGTGTTTTTGAATTTTGTTAAGTTTACTCTAATTTTAGGACTGAGTGCAAGGTTTATTTTACTCTCAAAACAGATAGATAGAAGCTGGAtttatgggacacaattcacacctgcatatgtgaaaggagttgaagagttcatgaaatttgttagtgAAAGATACCCCAAAGACAGCCACATACTTTGTCCGTGCAGCAAATGTCTTAATCAAAGTTTAGGGCCTCAGGATGATGTAAATGACCATATACACATTTATGGAATGTCAGCTGCATACAccaggtggattcatcatggggagtCGACAGATACTGTAGTAGTTGAAAATTTGGAGCAGGAGGTCGAAGGAAGTGATCATGGCTTTCGGATACATGTGGATGTGGccgatgatgattatgatgaggatCACGGAGTACCAGAGATGATAGGAGATCTGTATGCTGcggcagaggctgatggacaacAACCAAGGTTTGCAAGAGTCCTTGAAGATGCGAAGAAGTCACTTAGCCCGGGATCTAGCCATTCAAAATTCTCTTTTCTGGTGAGGATGTTGTATATCAAGTCTCGTTATCGAATTGGCAATACAGCGTTTTCCACAATGCTGAAGTTGTTGTCACCAGGATACCCTCAGAGTGAGTTGCCAAAATCATATGATGAGGCCAAGAAATATCTTGGAGAACTGGGCCTTGGTTTCGAAAAcatccatgtgtgcaagaacaatTGTGTGTTGTTTCGGAAGAGGTATTATAAAAAGAATgtgtgcccagtatgcaaggcatCTAGATGGCAAGATGAAACTGGGAACAAGCGGGTTCCACACAAGGTATTGAGGCATTTTCCACTTTTGCCAAGGTTGAAAAGAATTTTTGCTTCAAAGCGCACTTCTGAGGAAACACAATGGCACAAGAAAACGAGGACGCCAGTCGACAATGTAATGAGCCATCCAGCTGATGGAGAAGCATGGAAGGAGTTCGACATGAGGGAACCAACCTTTGCAGATGATTCGAGGAACCTGAGGCTTTCCTTAGCTACCGATggattcaatccatttggcaacatGAGTACGCAGTACAGTATGTGGCCAGTGCTTCTGACACAGCTGAATCTCCCACCATGGGAATGCGTGAATCCAGCAAACTGCTTTATGTCTTTACTCATCCCAGGTCCAAAATCTCTAGGAAAGGATTTTGATTTGTTCCTTGAGCCCCTAATTGAAGAACTGCTCGATCTATGGAAGGGTGTCAGTACCTATGATGCATGTACTGGTCAGAAGTTTAACCTTCGTGCTGCCGTGCTATGGTGTATACCTAATCGAGTTCTGCAAGTTTCTCAAAGGTATCAAGTTTCCTGATGGATATGCGGACATAAGTGAAGATGGTTTGAAGGTGCAGGGAAAACTGAAAACACATTCTTGCCACATACTCCTGCAAAGAATCATACCTGCTGGCCTAAGAGGAATGGTGAGGAAGGATGTATATGAAGCAGTTGCAGAGCTCGGGACCTTCTTCAGGGAACTATGCAGTAGAAATCTAAGGATTGATGTTGTCAAATGGCTAAAAGAAGAAATTCCATTGATCCtatgcaagcttgagaaaatCTTTCCACCTGCCTTCTTTGATGTCATGGTGCACTTGGCTATCCATCTTCCTGATGAGGCACTGCTAAGAGGACCTATTCAGTAcggatggatgtacccaatagaaaGGCGGCTAGGCACTTTGAAGAATTTTGTAAGGAACAGGGCTAGGCCAGAAGGATCAATTGCTAAGGCATATATGGCAAGTGACACCTTGACTTTTTGTTCTAGGTATATGGAGGATATTGACAATAGATTTAACCATGATGATGGTAGTGATGGAGAGATGCCATTGCCTGATGACATCTCTGTTTTTAAGCATGGTGTTACTCTTGTTGGATCTAATAGGAGCCAGTACATTGATGATGTTGACCTCAATAAGTTAGTTTGGTATGTGCTAAATAATTGTGAAGAAGCTGAGGAATATTTGGAGTAAGTATCTATTAGATGTTTTGAGGATTAGTTTTTGTTTTATTTCTAATTTTTCAAATTATTCTTATGACTTAACTTTGCCCTGCAGCTTGTACAGGGACGATCTTGAGCAGCAAGGTGCACTTGATGTTGATAAAATGGTTGAACAAGGATTTGCAAAGTGGTTTAGGTGCCATGTAAGTCACTACACATTGTGTTTCTAGGTTCAGTAAATGCATTAGTATCCATATGTAATTGGTTAACTGAGTACTTTTGTTGCAACAAATTGAGAACAAACACAAGGAGAATCCAGAATCGGTTAGCGAAGGATTGTGGGCACTGTCATGTGGCCCAGATCTGCGAGTTAAGACTTGTGCAGCTTGCAAGGTTAATAGAGTGCGGTATAGCACTGTGGATCGTGATAATTTTCTTCTGACACAAAATAGTGGTGTAATGACTGA
It encodes:
- the LOC136463357 gene encoding uncharacterized protein, with amino-acid sequence MITWTWAQTNPHAVRVASGEHSRSALAIVGRTEQRRRALGGQSSTGERGAGRAARGTRAEERGVAAALVGQSSGGARGSVHQRRRSWGGQSSVDDRGARRAAPGSGDLRGTGQRRFAWDRGAPAIVGQSSGGAWDRAVQGLSARFILLSKQIDRSWIYGTQFTPAYVKGVEEFMKFVSERYPKDSHILCPCSKCLNQSLGPQDDVNDHIHIYGMSAAYTRWIHHGESTDTVVVENLEQEVEGSDHGFRIHVDVADDDYDEDHGVPEMIGDLYAAAEADGQQPRFARVLEDAKKSLSPGSSHSKFSFLVRMLYIKSRYRIGNTAFSTMLKLLSPGYPQSELPKSYDEAKKYLGELGLGFENIHVCKNNCVLFRKRYYKKNVCPVCKASRWQDETGNKRVPHKVLRHFPLLPRLKRIFASKRTSEETQWHKKTRTPVDNVMSHPADGEAWKEFDMREPTFADDSRNLRLSLATDGFNPFGNMSTQYSPKSLGKDFDLFLEPLIEELLDLWKGVSTYDACIKFPDGYADISEDGLKVQGKLKTHSCHILLQRIIPAGLRGMVRKDVYEAVAELGTFFRELCSRNLRIDVVKWLKEEIPLILCKLEKIFPPAFFDVMVHLAIHLPDEALLRGPIQYGWMYMEDIDNRFNHDDGSDGEMPLPDDISVFKHGVTLVGSNRSQYIDDVDLNNLYRDDLEQQGALDVDKMVEQGFAKWFRCHNKHKENPESVSEGLWALSCGPDLRVKTCAACKVNRVRYSTVDRDNFLLTQNSGVMTEGSHDGNNIDFYGVLKEVIELQYNSNLQVRRTVVLFRCDWFKQEGKTIGLRDDGHFKSINVQSLWYKTDPFILATQSKKIFYLQDTSLGKDWRVVQKFEHRNIYDVAEKDEASHDVHQDDYCSDTEHVVQAGTDNEVTHNIQGGEASIIEGNLQDLISSKKQPIIREDSEDEEEDETVLQYCSDGGNDNNDDMSLDDEDDDF